One Paenibacillus riograndensis SBR5 DNA segment encodes these proteins:
- the def gene encoding peptide deformylase, with protein sequence MAIRLIVKEPDEVLHKTAKTVTKITHNVQKLLDDMADTMYDAEGVGLAAPQVGILKRLIVVDADEEHGLIKLINPEIVSMEGEQFGPEGCLSIPGLNGDVRRAETVTVRGLDREGNEVTITGSGLLARAFQHEIDHLNGVLFTDIAEKVYEYTAERSETGE encoded by the coding sequence ATGGCTATAAGGCTGATCGTGAAAGAACCGGATGAGGTGCTGCATAAGACAGCTAAGACGGTGACGAAGATAACCCACAATGTTCAAAAGCTGCTGGATGACATGGCGGATACCATGTATGATGCGGAAGGGGTTGGGCTGGCTGCGCCGCAGGTCGGTATTTTGAAACGGCTGATCGTCGTGGATGCCGATGAGGAGCATGGATTGATCAAGCTGATCAATCCGGAAATTGTCAGCATGGAAGGCGAACAGTTCGGGCCGGAGGGATGCCTGAGCATTCCCGGTTTGAATGGTGATGTGCGCCGTGCCGAGACGGTAACCGTGCGCGGGCTGGACCGTGAAGGCAACGAAGTGACGATAACCGGAAGCGGCCTGCTGGCCCGGGCATTTCAGCACGAGATTGACCATCTTAACGGGGTGCTGTTCACGGATATCGCCGAGAAGGTATATGAGTATACCGCTGAGCGCAGCGAAACTGGGGAGTGA
- the rsmB gene encoding 16S rRNA (cytosine(967)-C(5))-methyltransferase RsmB yields MQPDGGRNGAGAPGARPAGGSARKGTAGKPARSGAAGTRAAESAREAALDILVRVEQQGAYSNLLLNSSLQKTALSREDAGLATELVYGSISRLLTLDYVLDGFVSKGIAKLQPWVRNLLRLSLYQIMYLDRIPSHAAVNEAVNIAKKRGHQGISGMVNGVLRSVLRAGELPVLPENLSPEQRISILHSHPLWMVKQWAAEYGLDAAEAMCAANNEPPAASVRVNLTMISREALLEQMLEAGLAASPSLVSPYGIVVKGGGNLALTSWYRDGYLSVQDESSMLVAEAVAPEPGMRVLDCCAAPGGKSAHMGELMKDEGYIYANDLHPHKARLIADQAQRLGLECIAIGSTDALRLAQTFEPESFDRILLDAPCSGLGVIRRKPDLKWRKQPEDVASVAALQAELLQSVSRLLKPGGILVYSTCTTEQAENSSVIAEFLGNNPGFTSATFTSPVWQRVEGTALAAGEGLQLLPQHYGSDGFYISRLQRLL; encoded by the coding sequence ATGCAGCCGGACGGCGGCAGGAACGGCGCAGGAGCACCTGGAGCACGCCCGGCAGGCGGCAGTGCAAGAAAAGGAACCGCAGGCAAGCCTGCCCGGTCGGGTGCCGCAGGTACCCGGGCAGCCGAATCTGCCCGGGAAGCGGCGCTCGATATTCTTGTCCGTGTCGAGCAGCAGGGTGCCTACAGCAATCTGCTGCTGAACAGCAGCCTGCAGAAGACTGCGCTCAGCCGCGAGGATGCAGGGCTTGCCACGGAGCTGGTGTATGGCAGCATCTCCCGGCTTCTTACCCTGGATTATGTACTGGACGGGTTCGTCAGCAAAGGCATTGCCAAGCTTCAGCCCTGGGTCCGCAATTTGCTGCGCTTAAGCTTGTATCAGATCATGTATCTTGACCGGATTCCCTCTCATGCCGCCGTTAACGAGGCGGTCAATATTGCCAAGAAACGCGGACATCAGGGAATATCGGGAATGGTGAATGGTGTACTTCGCAGCGTGCTGCGTGCCGGGGAGCTACCGGTATTGCCGGAGAACCTCAGCCCCGAGCAGCGGATTTCTATCCTCCATTCCCATCCCTTGTGGATGGTGAAGCAATGGGCTGCGGAGTATGGACTGGATGCAGCAGAAGCAATGTGCGCAGCGAACAATGAGCCTCCTGCGGCCAGCGTGCGTGTGAATCTGACAATGATCAGCCGCGAGGCGCTGCTGGAACAGATGCTTGAAGCGGGACTTGCAGCTTCGCCTTCGCTGGTGAGCCCCTACGGTATTGTGGTCAAAGGCGGCGGCAATCTGGCGCTGACCTCCTGGTACCGGGACGGTTATTTGTCCGTACAGGATGAGAGCTCCATGCTTGTGGCAGAAGCGGTGGCGCCGGAGCCAGGCATGAGAGTGCTTGACTGCTGCGCCGCACCGGGCGGCAAAAGCGCCCACATGGGCGAACTGATGAAGGACGAAGGGTATATCTATGCTAATGATCTGCATCCCCACAAAGCCCGGCTGATTGCAGATCAGGCGCAGCGGCTTGGCCTGGAGTGTATTGCCATAGGCAGCACTGATGCGCTCCGGCTGGCCCAGACATTTGAACCGGAGTCGTTTGACCGGATTCTGCTTGATGCCCCCTGTTCAGGACTTGGGGTCATCCGCCGCAAGCCCGATTTGAAATGGCGCAAACAACCGGAGGATGTAGCCAGTGTAGCTGCTCTTCAGGCAGAGCTGCTGCAATCGGTGTCCCGGCTGCTTAAGCCCGGCGGCATTCTGGTTTATAGCACCTGCACTACAGAGCAGGCCGAAAACAGCAGCGTAATCGCAGAATTTCTCGGGAACAATCCCGGGTTTACTTCTGCCACCTTCACTTCTCCGGTATGGCAGAGAGTAGAGGGGACCGCACTTGCGGCAGGAGAAGGGCTTCAGCTGCTGCCCCAGCATTACGGCAGTGACGGCTTCTACATTTCCAGGCTGCAAAGACTCTTGTAA
- the priA gene encoding primosomal protein N', with the protein MEIAKVIVDVPVRSTDRPFDYLIPDPLKLWIEVGSRVAVPFGHRTVQGFVVSLESGETGTVSGMKPIQEVLDLLPPLSPELVELGDWMSQRYACRRISALQAMLPTALKGKAERLITLGDAADEGNTTADELFPLFLETDLEENRISEFVRRHGEVSMKLLTRTFPQAAETVKFMLRRGVLAESQSIKDKMGKKKLKAVDLAIGLAAARESLAGFPARSARQKEVLSFLIDMEAMLPMPMKDILSILQVTAGTVKALEDKGFIEISEIEVYRDPYRGRDFKPSTPLPLTNEQETVYNRIAATVDEQRHEVFLLHGVTGSGKTEIYLQCIQRCVDQGRQAVVLVPEIALTPQMVERFKGRFGSGVAVMHSRLSVGERYDEWRKIREGKASVAVGARSAVFAPFVSLGLIIMDEEHESSYKQEENPKYHARDVAVRRAEQAGAAVILGSATPSLESYHAARSQSDIHFSPVLLHMPSRALGNELPKVHVTDMREELKEGNRSMFSRRLHAALESRLERGEQTVLLLNRRGFSTFVMCRSCGYVAGCPDCDISLTYHSRSDNLRCHYCGHAEPAPKLCPECGSEHIRFFGTGTQRVEEELGKLFPGIRVIRMDVDTTTEKGSHEKLLNQFRDKKADVLLGTQMVAKGLDFPDVTLVGVITADSALNLPDFRAAEKTFQLLTQVAGRAGRHQLPGEVVVQSYTPEHYSIVHASGHDYHSFVREELKHRRELHYPPYCRLILVTLSHEQLPVLLRLAENYALNLQGKARQLRWFGSLDKLSSDALDLLGPVASPLPRLKGRYRFQCIIKWRGSIDAIGLARQVAEELEDSVRDTGLQISLDVDPQMLM; encoded by the coding sequence ATGGAGATAGCCAAGGTCATTGTCGATGTTCCTGTGCGCAGCACTGACCGGCCGTTTGATTATTTGATACCAGACCCGCTTAAACTATGGATCGAGGTGGGAAGCCGGGTAGCCGTGCCCTTTGGGCACCGTACGGTTCAGGGGTTTGTGGTATCCCTGGAATCCGGGGAGACAGGCACAGTCTCCGGGATGAAGCCGATACAGGAAGTGCTGGATCTGCTTCCCCCGCTGTCCCCGGAGCTGGTCGAGCTGGGGGATTGGATGAGCCAAAGATACGCCTGCAGACGGATATCGGCACTTCAGGCGATGCTTCCTACGGCTCTAAAAGGCAAGGCTGAACGGCTGATAACGCTCGGCGATGCGGCGGATGAAGGCAACACCACCGCTGATGAGCTGTTCCCGCTGTTCCTGGAGACGGATCTGGAGGAAAACCGGATTTCAGAATTTGTCAGACGCCATGGAGAAGTCTCCATGAAGCTGCTGACCCGGACCTTTCCCCAGGCAGCGGAGACGGTGAAGTTTATGCTCCGCCGCGGCGTATTGGCGGAGAGCCAGTCGATTAAGGACAAGATGGGCAAAAAGAAGCTCAAGGCGGTTGATTTGGCTATAGGGCTCGCAGCGGCCCGCGAATCCCTTGCCGGATTCCCGGCGCGTTCGGCCCGCCAAAAAGAAGTGCTGTCTTTCCTGATTGACATGGAGGCGATGCTTCCGATGCCGATGAAGGATATTTTATCCATTCTGCAGGTCACGGCAGGGACGGTAAAGGCCCTGGAGGACAAGGGTTTTATTGAGATTAGCGAGATTGAGGTATACCGTGACCCTTACCGGGGGCGTGATTTCAAGCCCAGTACACCGCTCCCGCTGACAAATGAGCAGGAAACTGTATATAACAGAATTGCCGCAACCGTGGATGAGCAGCGGCATGAGGTGTTTTTGCTGCATGGAGTTACCGGAAGCGGCAAGACAGAAATCTATCTTCAGTGTATCCAGCGCTGCGTGGATCAAGGGCGGCAGGCGGTGGTGCTTGTGCCCGAGATTGCTCTAACGCCGCAGATGGTCGAGCGGTTCAAAGGCCGCTTTGGGAGTGGAGTCGCTGTGATGCACAGCCGGTTGTCTGTGGGCGAGCGGTATGACGAATGGCGCAAAATCCGTGAAGGTAAAGCATCGGTGGCTGTAGGCGCCCGTTCCGCGGTTTTTGCTCCGTTCGTGAGTCTGGGCCTCATCATCATGGATGAAGAGCATGAATCCTCTTATAAGCAGGAGGAGAATCCGAAATACCATGCGCGTGATGTTGCGGTCCGTCGTGCAGAGCAGGCTGGAGCTGCGGTGATCCTTGGCTCCGCTACTCCTTCACTGGAGAGCTATCATGCGGCCAGGTCGCAGAGCGATATTCATTTCTCGCCAGTCCTGCTGCACATGCCGAGCCGTGCACTTGGCAATGAATTGCCCAAGGTGCATGTGACGGATATGCGGGAGGAACTGAAGGAAGGGAACCGTTCGATGTTCAGCCGCCGGCTCCATGCGGCTCTGGAGAGCCGGCTGGAACGCGGGGAGCAGACGGTGCTCCTGCTGAACCGCAGGGGGTTTTCCACCTTTGTGATGTGCCGCAGCTGCGGTTATGTGGCAGGGTGTCCCGACTGTGACATCTCACTGACGTATCACAGCCGCAGCGATAATCTCCGCTGTCACTACTGCGGCCACGCCGAACCGGCGCCTAAGCTGTGTCCGGAATGCGGAAGCGAGCATATCCGTTTTTTTGGCACAGGCACCCAGCGGGTTGAAGAAGAGCTCGGCAAGCTGTTTCCCGGCATCCGTGTTATTCGTATGGATGTGGACACGACCACGGAGAAGGGTTCACACGAGAAGCTGCTGAACCAGTTCAGGGACAAAAAAGCCGATGTGCTGCTGGGCACGCAGATGGTAGCCAAAGGGCTGGATTTTCCGGACGTTACGCTGGTGGGAGTGATTACCGCCGATTCCGCGCTGAACCTGCCGGACTTTCGGGCGGCGGAAAAAACCTTCCAGCTGCTGACGCAGGTTGCCGGCAGAGCCGGACGCCATCAGCTGCCCGGCGAGGTGGTTGTGCAGTCCTATACCCCGGAGCATTATTCCATCGTTCATGCCAGCGGGCATGATTACCACTCTTTTGTACGGGAAGAGCTGAAGCACCGCCGGGAATTGCATTACCCTCCGTATTGCCGGCTGATTCTAGTCACGCTTTCTCATGAACAGCTGCCGGTGCTGCTGCGTTTGGCGGAGAATTACGCGCTGAACCTGCAGGGCAAGGCACGGCAGCTGCGCTGGTTCGGCAGCCTGGATAAGCTGTCCTCCGATGCGCTCGATCTGCTCGGTCCTGTCGCATCCCCGCTTCCCCGGCTAAAAGGCCGGTACCGGTTCCAATGTATCATCAAGTGGCGCGGCTCCATTGATGCCATCGGACTGGCCCGCCAGGTGGCAGAAGAGCTGGAGGATTCGGTTCGTGATACCGGACTGCAGATCAGTCTGGATGTAGATCCGCAAATGTTGATGTAA
- the fmt gene encoding methionyl-tRNA formyltransferase, protein MKIVFMGTPAFAVPSLQMLVKEGYEVVAVITQPDRPQGRKKTLTPSPVKEAAISLGLPVLQPERLRRPESVAELAAYEPDLIVTAAYGQILPKTVLELPQYGCVNVHGSLLPKYRGGAPIQRCIINGEKLTGVTLMYMAEGLDTGDMISRVEVPIGEEDTSGILFEKLSLAGCELLKTEMPRLAAGRVQATPQDDSEATYAPNLTREDERIDWSAGSQDIYNRIRGLVPFSGAFTLWNGETFKVWAAHKPAADGGGSGAVPGTVIEVSGSGVKVKTGDGSLSLTTVQPAGKKAMSAADFSRGAAMKPGTVLG, encoded by the coding sequence ATGAAGATAGTGTTCATGGGGACTCCGGCTTTTGCGGTGCCTTCCCTGCAAATGCTGGTGAAGGAAGGGTATGAGGTAGTTGCAGTGATCACCCAGCCTGACCGGCCGCAGGGACGAAAAAAGACACTCACCCCGTCACCGGTCAAAGAGGCAGCTATATCTCTGGGACTGCCTGTGCTGCAGCCTGAACGGCTGAGGCGTCCTGAATCCGTGGCGGAGCTGGCTGCCTATGAGCCGGATCTGATTGTTACGGCCGCTTACGGACAGATTCTGCCCAAAACGGTGCTGGAGCTTCCGCAGTACGGCTGTGTGAATGTTCACGGCTCGCTGCTGCCGAAATACCGGGGCGGTGCGCCGATTCAGCGCTGTATTATCAATGGCGAGAAGCTTACCGGGGTTACCCTCATGTATATGGCGGAAGGACTGGACACCGGAGACATGATCTCACGGGTAGAGGTTCCAATCGGAGAAGAGGATACCTCCGGAATTCTGTTTGAGAAGCTGAGCCTGGCGGGATGTGAGCTGCTCAAGACGGAAATGCCCCGGCTGGCCGCAGGGCGTGTGCAGGCAACTCCGCAGGATGACAGCGAAGCCACCTATGCGCCGAATCTCACCAGGGAAGATGAACGGATTGACTGGAGCGCCGGCTCGCAAGACATCTATAACCGCATTCGCGGGCTGGTGCCGTTCTCTGGCGCTTTTACCCTCTGGAACGGCGAAACGTTCAAGGTGTGGGCAGCGCACAAGCCTGCTGCGGACGGCGGAGGCAGCGGGGCCGTGCCCGGTACGGTGATAGAGGTGAGCGGCAGTGGCGTTAAAGTGAAGACAGGCGATGGCAGCCTGTCCCTGACCACGGTTCAGCCAGCCGGCAAAAAGGCTATGTCCGCAGCCGATTTCAGCCGCGGCGCAGCGATGAAGCCCGGGACGGTGCTGGGTTGA
- the rlmN gene encoding 23S rRNA (adenine(2503)-C(2))-methyltransferase RlmN, translating to MKPLIYDFSLEELQQWAKDNGEPAFRGGQIFDWLYVKRVNDFEAMSNLSKALRAKLDEQFRIAALTEITKLESKDGTVKFLFGLHDDHAIETVIMKHNYGNSVCVTTQVGCRIGCTFCASTLGGLKRDLTAGEIVAQVVRSQQILDARGERVSSIVIMGTGEPFENYDATMRFLRLMIHEKGLNIGQRHITVSTSGIVPNIYKFADEDTQINLAISIHAPNDALRSKLMPVNRRYPFDDVIESLRYYQAKTGRRISFEYALIGGVNDQKEHAEELAGVLKTMLCHVNLIPVNHVPERKYVRTSRNDIFEFQRILADHGVNVTIRREQGHDIAAACGQLRAKHMEKLG from the coding sequence ATGAAACCTTTAATATATGATTTTTCTCTGGAAGAGTTGCAGCAGTGGGCCAAGGACAACGGAGAGCCCGCTTTTCGCGGGGGGCAGATTTTTGACTGGCTGTATGTCAAGCGGGTCAATGATTTCGAAGCGATGAGCAACTTGTCCAAAGCGCTGCGCGCCAAGCTGGATGAACAGTTCCGCATAGCGGCGCTGACTGAGATTACGAAGCTGGAGTCCAAGGACGGCACAGTGAAATTCCTGTTCGGCCTGCATGATGATCATGCGATCGAGACTGTTATTATGAAGCACAATTATGGCAACAGCGTCTGTGTAACGACACAGGTAGGCTGCCGGATCGGGTGCACCTTCTGCGCCTCTACACTCGGCGGTCTTAAACGCGATCTGACCGCTGGCGAAATTGTGGCCCAAGTGGTCCGCTCCCAGCAGATTCTGGATGCCCGCGGCGAGCGGGTCAGCAGCATTGTTATCATGGGCACGGGCGAACCCTTTGAGAATTACGACGCGACTATGCGGTTCCTGCGTCTGATGATTCATGAGAAAGGCCTGAATATCGGACAACGGCATATCACGGTTTCGACCAGCGGGATTGTGCCGAACATCTATAAATTTGCTGATGAGGATACCCAGATCAATCTTGCGATCTCGATCCACGCACCTAATGATGCGCTGCGCTCCAAGCTGATGCCGGTGAACCGCCGGTATCCTTTTGATGATGTGATTGAATCCCTGCGGTACTATCAGGCTAAGACCGGCCGCCGGATCAGCTTTGAATATGCCCTGATCGGCGGCGTGAATGACCAGAAGGAACATGCGGAAGAACTCGCCGGGGTGCTTAAGACCATGCTCTGCCACGTGAATCTGATTCCCGTGAATCATGTGCCTGAACGCAAGTATGTGCGGACTTCCCGCAATGATATTTTTGAATTTCAGCGTATTCTGGCCGACCATGGCGTAAATGTTACCATCCGCCGTGAGCAGGGCCATGATATAGCGGCCGCATGCGGACAGCTGCGCGCCAAACACATGGAGAAGTTGGGGTGA
- the coaBC gene encoding bifunctional phosphopantothenoylcysteine decarboxylase/phosphopantothenate--cysteine ligase CoaBC has product MKSLQGKTIILGITGGIAAYKGAALTSKLTQKGATVHVIMTASAKQFITELTLQSLSKQRVYSDTFQERDPSSISHIDLADSADLVLVAPATANIIAKMAHGLADDMLSTTLLAATAPVMVAPAMNVHMYQHPAVMDNINTLYKRGVKFIEPGEGQLACGYVGKGRLEEPEEIVKVVEQFFALQGSAANGPLAGKKVVITAGGTIERIDPVRYITNDSSGKMGFALSRAARAMGAEVTLIAARTDEAPPQDPEIDVVRVESAADMYEAVLNAWQDCDILVKAAAVSDYRPRQSAESKIKKSGDTLSLELVKTTDILENLGKQKGKQFLIGFAAETGNAEFYARDKLIRKNLDLIVANDVTMEGAGFGTDTNIVSVYDAEGLVLDLPQTSKDEVARQLLQLAAKRISGAQL; this is encoded by the coding sequence TTGAAGAGCTTACAGGGCAAAACGATTATTTTGGGGATTACCGGCGGGATTGCTGCCTATAAAGGCGCGGCCTTGACCAGCAAGCTTACACAAAAAGGGGCCACGGTGCATGTGATTATGACCGCCTCGGCCAAGCAGTTCATTACAGAGCTGACACTGCAGTCCTTATCCAAGCAGCGTGTATACAGCGATACCTTTCAGGAGCGCGATCCGTCTTCGATTTCGCATATTGATCTGGCGGATTCCGCCGATCTTGTACTTGTAGCACCGGCGACAGCCAATATTATTGCCAAAATGGCCCACGGCCTGGCGGATGACATGCTGTCTACCACGCTGCTGGCGGCTACGGCCCCGGTGATGGTGGCCCCTGCCATGAATGTGCACATGTATCAGCATCCCGCGGTGATGGACAATATCAACACGCTGTATAAGCGGGGAGTGAAATTCATAGAGCCGGGTGAAGGCCAGCTGGCCTGCGGTTATGTAGGCAAAGGGCGGCTGGAGGAGCCGGAAGAGATTGTAAAGGTGGTAGAACAGTTTTTTGCTCTGCAGGGCAGTGCGGCAAATGGGCCGCTCGCCGGTAAAAAAGTGGTAATTACTGCAGGCGGAACGATTGAGCGCATTGACCCGGTCCGCTATATTACCAATGATTCCTCCGGCAAAATGGGCTTTGCCCTTTCCCGTGCTGCGCGTGCAATGGGAGCAGAGGTCACCCTCATCGCTGCGCGCACCGATGAAGCGCCTCCGCAGGACCCGGAGATTGACGTGGTCCGGGTTGAATCGGCTGCGGACATGTATGAAGCCGTACTGAACGCCTGGCAGGATTGCGATATCCTGGTCAAGGCTGCGGCTGTGTCGGATTACCGCCCGCGGCAGAGTGCGGAATCCAAGATTAAGAAGAGCGGGGATACGCTGAGCCTTGAACTGGTGAAAACAACAGACATTTTGGAGAATCTGGGGAAACAAAAGGGTAAGCAGTTTCTCATCGGTTTTGCGGCTGAAACAGGCAATGCCGAATTTTATGCCAGGGACAAGCTGATCCGCAAAAATCTGGATTTGATTGTTGCCAACGATGTTACCATGGAAGGTGCCGGATTCGGTACAGACACTAATATTGTATCCGTCTATGATGCAGAAGGGCTGGTGCTTGATCTGCCGCAGACCTCCAAGGATGAGGTAGCACGGCAGCTGCTGCAGCTGGCGGCCAAGCGTATTTCCGGAGCGCAATTATAA